The Rosa rugosa chromosome 1, drRosRugo1.1, whole genome shotgun sequence genomic sequence AATTCCACAAATGATGTGGAAACGTTTAGGCCAATCTAACAGTAGTTCTTCCCTTGTTTGATCTGGCAAGTTCATCATTCCAATAGTATATTAATAATCAGAAATCCAACTATTCTCTATATGAAATTGTTTATCTACTAGGAACAAAACTAATTCTACTAAACTTTTACAATATTTCAAAAGTCCATACCAAAAATGAAGAAGTCCAGGCTTCTGTTGGGCATGTATTCATACATCAGCATTTTTTCTTCTTGCACGCAACAACCAAGAATCTTTACAAGATTTCGGTGCTGAAGTTTGGCTATCAGTTTAATTTCATTCATGAACTCGTTAAATCCTTGGCCAGAACTGCTTGAAAGCCTCTTCACAGCAATTTCTTGTCCATCTGCTAGTGTCCCCTGTAAGTTTATACAGTATTTCAAATTTCAAGTATTGTGAAATTGAGTATGAAGTCATTCTTTGTTAGTTATGGCCATTATTCTGAAGCAAGATGAAAGTATACCCTGTAAACAGGTCCAAAGCCACCTTCTCCAAGCTTCATATCATCTGAAAAGTTATCTGTTGCACGAGCTATTGAGCTTATGTTGAAGATCGGGAGCTCCAGGTCCTCCTTTTGTACCCCTTTTTTCTTCAGATTTTCTTCTCGTTTTTCTGTCTCTGACATAGTATAAATGAACCTAATGTTAGCTGTAGAGTGTAGCCTATAAGAAGCGTGTACAAGAAAAAAGTAAACGCACTAAAACTTATTCAAAGCAGATAGTACTTTCAATCCCTTTAGCCATTTGAGCTCATCCAAATCCAATCTAACAGAATTCAACATAATTTTTACAAAGTTAGTCTACCTTTCAATTTGGTCCTTCTTCGGTAGACGTAGTAGCCAACTAAGAGCATTCCTGAAAACACTGCGCCTATCACAACAGCAACTATAATTCCTGTCTTCACTTTACCATCATCACCTTGTCATGGTTGATGACACAGTAAATTAGatataatattagattgcaggCCCAGAGAAAATTGAGAAAGCAAGTTTCCTGATTTAAATATAAAGACAATAATGACATTCTTGAAACACACTAGCAATAATAGCTGAATTCACATAAAAGTATTTAAGCAGTTCATGTTACAAAGTACCATACCTATCTCTGAAGCCGACATTCGAATGTATAGATCCTGGCCAGCATCCGGAAGCTTTCTGATATCTAGTAGATCACCAAACAAAATGGCGCAGCCAGAACCTCCTGCTCTGATATCCAAGCTTGTATAAGCCATACAGGAACAGTTTTTCAAGCATTTGGCTCTGCATTCCTTGATGTTCATACTTCTGTCCACCCAAGAATGTGTAGCATCCGGCAATTTCAAATTAGTGAACTTGACAAACCTGTCTTTATCACTTTCCTGGCAGCTTAGGGGTTTCGTGCGCATACATCCAAGTGACCAGTCTGTCAAATTCCATTTCTCTGGTGACTTAGGCATGAATCCTTGTAGACATCGACATACTGGACTGTCACTAATGATACAATTTGCATTTGCTCCACAGAGGTTATATTGATCACAGAAATCTCTAGGTACTGATGCATAGACCCTCCAAGTTTGCTCTGCTTCAATCCATGTAAGGCGAACGCGTGTGCTCGTGGTTCCATTTAAGACCATGATTGAAATTACAGACTTGCTTCGAAGTTTGTACATGTAGTacacttcatcatcatcatacacAAAGTCGAAACTATAAATTGGATTAGGTCTTAGTGCTGTTGCACCACTGAATTCTAGGCCATTCCATGGGCCAGAACGATAATATTTCAGACCACCTTTCCGAAAATATATCTCAGGGTATGCATGAGGTTCCATTTCAATCCCACAAGTGAATTCCCCTGGACATGGGTCTTCTGAGTTTTTCCATGCTGATAATCCCCTTTTAAGACCTGTCCTGAAGTCCCATCCCATCTTCATTTCCGGTAACAATGTATCAGAAGGATAATCGAAGCTTTGCCACAATGACTTTCCATCTGTCACATCTCTTACTACTAAATTTCCAGAATCTAATAGCTGTGCCATTGTACTCTGAGCATACTTAGCTAAACTTGTCCACCAAACAACACTCTTATTCTGACCCAACAGCACAAGATATCCTGTGCTGTTTATCATCAGCACACCGGATGAGCCATCAATCGGTTTGCATCGATTTGCAACCCAAACAACAGTTTTAACTGGGATGTTTTTGTACCAAATTCCCAAGTAACGATTTTTCGAGTTACCTGGACTGAAGAACCCCAGCTCGAAGCTTCCATCACTTGAAACCAAGGTGCTGCCGTTATCACGGATAGACTGCGAGTGACTGATGCTGTCAACTGCAAATGAACCTGTGATCAACAGAAAGAGCAAACTAGTACTAAACACCACAAAACAAACATCACCCAttgaatttaatttttcttcatTAGCTACCTACTCTACGGGACCTACTCTACGTGTTGCATTAATATtcaaaaaatggaaagaaaatatatggttgataaaaaataaaaataaaacatgagGTGGTTGAGGATCGAGAAGAAGATATGCAAGTTCGGAAAAGGCCTATATGCAAATTCGGAGAAGGACTAATATGAACTTGGTAAAGGGATGAGAGATGATGGCATTAGCACAATTTTCTAATAAAACAACGACTCTCTCCACCAACAGCATTATAGTCATTGTCAGCAATCGTCAAACTATGGTGGAAAAACACTATTGGTGTTTGACACTTATCTTTTGATTTCTTGTACGTATACACACTAAAAGAAACAGGCCCACTCACCTGCGGGACGAAATTAAAGGGACAAAACGAGACGAAATCATCTCAGTCGTTAGATGTGAATTGTGCTTGTCACATGTTTTTATGTTGTGCCCAGTTTTGCCACATTTTCCACAGTTTCTTTGCTTATTCATTGCAATTTCTTTGGATGACTTCAACCTCTTCCCACTTCCTTTAGCCTTTGATTGAGATGGTTCTTCAATGAGTATTTCCtgaggtatttttttttttttttgtggatgGAAGTTCCTCAACACCTAGACTTGAGAGAAGTTCTTTAATACCAAGGCGAAGCGAATGGAGTCCGTCTGTGAaatattttgttgtttctggtGAAAGAGACGCCTCATCAATTACAGCTTGTGAAAGTTGAGATAATTGCAAAAGAATACCAGTAAAATCAATACTTGCAAAAGAATACCAAAATTTCAACAATCAAATCAGAACACCAGCAATGAAATCATCAAACAAAATACGATGGCTCCATGATtcaccaagtaactgaccatgtaactgtacttggtcaagtaactgaccatgtaactgaccaagtaactgtaactggtcaagtaactgaccaagtaactgaccaagtaactgatcaagtagctGTAGCTCACCCTAATCCTGAATACTTGCAAAAGAATACCAAAATTTCGACAATCAAATCAGAACACCAGCAATGAAATCATCAAACAAAATACGATGGCTCCATGATTCACCAAACTGCAAAAGGATTgaatcattgaaaaaaaaaaaaaaaaccctaaaatcgagAGAGAGTAAAATCTAAGAACAATACCTTCAAGATAGACCAATCCtatgatgatgaggatgaatCAAGAATGGTATATGGGAGGCTCTGAGGGATCCGTAGAAGGATTGAGAGTTGAGACGAGGGAGGGAGGAGGAACCGAGGAAGAACCCAAGACTGAACGTGGCGTCTTGGTTGAGACTAAACGGGATTGGGTaatgagttaaaaaaaaattattttaatggTTTGCTATTCTATCCGTTTGATCAACTCAATTAACATCTAACGACTGGGATGATTTCGTCCCGTTTTGTCCCGCAGGTGAGCGGGCCTGCTAAAAGAAAAACATtttgaagaatgttgacattATGTGTggccttgtcaaactaggattagttctatgattgtaTTAGGAGAGAAAGTTCTAGAATTTCTAGTCCTATTTGGAATAGTTTTGCTTGTATCAtaagaatatgtactttgtaatccctatatatagggctcctattaggGGTGGGCGAAAAAGCCTGTAAGCCCGAAAAACTGGCCCGGACTGCCCGGTTCGGTCCGGTTTGGTCCGGgtttgcaaaaaaaaattgttaataTTCTCCGGTCCGGTCCGAACAGGCTCAAACCCGGTCCGGTCCCGGTCTGAA encodes the following:
- the LOC133725256 gene encoding G-type lectin S-receptor-like serine/threonine-protein kinase At4g27290 isoform X2; amino-acid sequence: MGDVCFVVFSTSLLFLLITGSFAVDSISHSQSIRDNGSTLVSSDGSFELGFFSPGNSKNRYLGIWYKNIPVKTVVWVANRCKPIDGSSGVLMINSTGYLVLLGQNKSVVWWTSLAKYAQSTMAQLLDSGNLVVRDVTDGKSLWQSFDYPSDTLLPEMKMGWDFRTGLKRGLSAWKNSEDPCPGEFTCGIEMEPHAYPEIYFRKGGLKYYRSGPWNGLEFSGATALRPNPIYSFDFVYDDDEVYYMYKLRSKSVISIMVLNGTTSTRVRLTWIEAEQTWRVYASVPRDFCDQYNLCGANANCIISDSPVCRCLQGFMPKSPEKWNLTDWSLGCMRTKPLSCQESDKDRFVKFTNLKLPDATHSWVDRSMNIKECRAKCLKNCSCMAYTSLDIRAGGSGCAILFGDLLDIRKLPDAGQDLYIRMSASEIGDDGKVKTGIIVAVVIGAVFSGMLLVGYYVYRRRTKLKEKREENLKKKGVQKEDLELPIFNISSIARATDNFSDDMKLGEGGFGPVYRGTLADGQEIAVKRLSSSSGQGFNEFMNEIKLIAKLQHRNLVKILGCCVQEEKMLMYEYMPNRSLDFFIFDQTREELLLDWPKRFHIICGIARGLLYLHQDSRLRIIHRDLKASNVLLDDEMNPKISDFGLARILTGGDQTGGNTKRVVGTYGYMAPEYAADGLFSVKSDVFSFGILVLEIISGRRNKGFYHPDDSHNLIGNAWRLWNEGRPLELIDSWLESSCNLLEVLRCIQVSLLCVQHHPEDRPSMASVVIMLGSDIALAQPIQPGFFMEKKHEASPDIGNESSTISLFEAR
- the LOC133725256 gene encoding G-type lectin S-receptor-like serine/threonine-protein kinase At4g27290 isoform X1 — encoded protein: MGDVCFVVFSTSLLFLLITGSFAVDSISHSQSIRDNGSTLVSSDGSFELGFFSPGNSKNRYLGIWYKNIPVKTVVWVANRCKPIDGSSGVLMINSTGYLVLLGQNKSVVWWTSLAKYAQSTMAQLLDSGNLVVRDVTDGKSLWQSFDYPSDTLLPEMKMGWDFRTGLKRGLSAWKNSEDPCPGEFTCGIEMEPHAYPEIYFRKGGLKYYRSGPWNGLEFSGATALRPNPIYSFDFVYDDDEVYYMYKLRSKSVISIMVLNGTTSTRVRLTWIEAEQTWRVYASVPRDFCDQYNLCGANANCIISDSPVCRCLQGFMPKSPEKWNLTDWSLGCMRTKPLSCQESDKDRFVKFTNLKLPDATHSWVDRSMNIKECRAKCLKNCSCMAYTSLDIRAGGSGCAILFGDLLDIRKLPDAGQDLYIRMSASEIGDDGKVKTGIIVAVVIGAVFSGMLLVGYYVYRRRTKLKETEKREENLKKKGVQKEDLELPIFNISSIARATDNFSDDMKLGEGGFGPVYRGTLADGQEIAVKRLSSSSGQGFNEFMNEIKLIAKLQHRNLVKILGCCVQEEKMLMYEYMPNRSLDFFIFDQTREELLLDWPKRFHIICGIARGLLYLHQDSRLRIIHRDLKASNVLLDDEMNPKISDFGLARILTGGDQTGGNTKRVVGTYGYMAPEYAADGLFSVKSDVFSFGILVLEIISGRRNKGFYHPDDSHNLIGNAWRLWNEGRPLELIDSWLESSCNLLEVLRCIQVSLLCVQHHPEDRPSMASVVIMLGSDIALAQPIQPGFFMEKKHEASPDIGNESSTISLFEAR